The following DNA comes from Chromatiales bacterium.
TATTGCTTCAGCAAGAAGATGAGCCAAGCATTCGACCTGCAATCCGCCAACGCCGGCGCGGACCTGCTGACCATCGCCGGACGCGAGTTTTCTTCGCGCCTGATGGTCGGCACCGGCAAGTACAAGGATCTCGATGAAACCCGCGCGGCGATCGACGCTAGCGGCGCGCAGATCGTCACCGTCGCCGTGCGGCGCACGAACATCGGTCAGAACGCCAACGAGCCGAACCTGCTTGAGGTCGTGCCGCCGGACCGCTTCACGATCCTGCCGAACACCGCCGGCTGCTACAACGCCAAGACCGCCGTGCGCACCTGCCTGCTGGCGCGCGAGCTGCTCGACGGTCACAAGCTCGTGAAGCTCGAGGTGCTCGGCGACAGCAAGACCCTGTATCCCGATGTCACGGCGACGCTGGAGGCCGCGGAAACCCTGATCGCCGACGGCTTCGAGGTCATGGTCTACACCAGCGACGACCCGATCATCGCCAAGCGACTGGAAGAGATGGGCTGCGTGGCGGTCATGCCGCTGGCCGCGCCGATCGGTTCGGGTCTCGGCATCCAGAACCGCTACAACCTGCTCGAGATCGTCGAGAACGCCAGGGTGCCGATCATCGTCGATGCCGGCGTAGGCACCGCATCGGATGCCTCCATCGCGATGGAACTCGGCTGCGACGGCGTGCTGATGAACACCGCAATCGCCGAGGCCCGACATCCCGTGCTCATGGCCTCGGCGATGAAAAAGGCCATCGAGGCCGGCCGCGAGGCGTTCCTTGCCGGGCGCATGCCGCGGCGCCGCCACGCGAGCGCCTCGTCGCCCACGCAGGGTGTCGTGAGCTGATCCAGCCCGCGCGCGCCACAGTCACGATCCGTTTCCATGTCTGACGACACCGCGCGCCGCAGCGTGCGCTCGTTCGTGCTGCGCGCCGGACGCATCACCGTCGCGCAGACCCGCGCGCTCGAACACCTGTGGCCCGTCTGGGGCGTGGAACCCGGCAACGCTGCGGTGGACTGGAACGCCGTGTTCGCTCGCGACACGGCGAAGACGCTCGAGATCGGTTTCGGCAATGGCGAGGCGCTGCTGGAACTTGCGGCCAAAGCCCCGGACAGTGACTTCATCGGCGTCGACGTGCATCCGCCGGGTGTCGGTCACCTGCTCGCGGGCATCGAACGACTCGGACTGACCAACGTCCGTGTGCTGCGCGGTGACGCCATCGGATTTCTCAAGACGGCGTTCACGCCGGAGTCCCTCGACCGCATATTGGTCTGGTTTCCGGACCCGTGGCCCAAGAAGCGTCATCACAAGCGACGGCTGGTCACCGCGGAGTTTCTGGAGCTCGTCGCGAGCCGGCTGAAACCCGGCGGCATCCTGCATCTGGCAACCGACTGGCAGGACTACGCCGAACACATGCTCGATGCGCTCGACCGACACATGGCGTTCGAAAACAGCGCCGGCCCCGGCGCGTATTCGGCGCGACCCGACTGGCGGCCCGCGACAAAATTCGAACAGCGCGGCCTGCGTCTTGGCCATGGCGTGTGGGATCTCATCGCACGCCGCCGACACAACTGACTAGCAGCATCGCCACAGAATGTTGACCAGCCATCGCAGGCCGACTACTCTCGCCCGATGGAGAAGCACAGCACGGACCGCGAAACCCAACGCGATAATCAGGATCGCGCGCGATCGAGAGAAGAAATGGCGGCTTATCTTGAAGCGTGCATGGAAGAGGCCAATGGTGACCCTGCATTCATCGCCAAAGCGTTCGGCGACATCGCGCGCGCGAATGGCATGTCTCGGGTGGCGTGTGATGCCGAAGTCACCCGAGAGAGTCTGTACAAGGCACCTTCCGGCGATCTCTCACCACGTTTTGATGCGGTGCTTGAGGTTGTTGCAGCCCTAGGCCTGAGATTCCATCACGAAGTGACGAACAAGACTCAACCATACTAATTCCGCATCAGATCACCGCATCCCCAAGATCCGAAAGATCACCCCCATACCCGTCGCCACTGCAAATCACGCAAGGACCGCAAGCATGCTTGTTTGCCCGAGTTGCAATACCCAGTCGATACAACTACTGGAAAAGCTTGCGTGCACGCGGGCAAAACCAATCAACTGTCCGAATTGTCGCGCCACTCTATCGGTGCCGTCGGTGTCTGTTTGGGCGATGATCGCGGGACTGTTCGTGGCAACACTGTTATTTCCATTGATTTCCGGCGCCGCCTTTGTCCATGGTGCAGGTGCAGTTTTTTGGGGATACTTTGCAATCGGGTCTGTGGTGACAGCATTTGCGGCATTTGCAAAACTTTCCCTGCCATTTGACCCCTAGGCTGCTTCTGGCGAGCGCATCAACGATACGTCACTTCCCACCGACCCCAATCACTCTCCATCAAACTCATCCAGATAGCCTTATGAGACTGATTGCCGGCCTGTTGCTCGTACTGTTGACAGCGGCATGCGGCCAACAACCGGCTGACAACAATTCCATCGAAATTTCGGTTTCCGCGTGCGCGCACCAGACTCCAAGCGGCGATGTAGAGGAATGCTCACCATCATCAAGCGGAAAGAGGCGCCTAGATTCGATGCTTGCCGAGTATCAGCGGATTGACAGGGAATATCCCGGGCCGCCGATCCCGCCGCTAGATGATCTTCACGAAGTCGAGCAAATCGACTCCGACGGAACGATCCATCTCTGGAACGGAGATGCGCTGGTGCTCGCCGGCCTGAAGTGCGATCACCCTGACCACGTCCGATATTTGCGGGCGGTGTTTCTGAGCGAGTCACGAAAGCAACCTGTTTACCAGCTGACTGGACAACAGATCGCCGGTCGAAAACTTGCCTATATCTGGGAAGTCGAGAGGGGACAGCCAACCAAAGTGGCTGGCATCAGGTTCGGGCCGAGCACCAGCTCACTCAACGAAACCGTTCTATCCAGCGGCTGGTGCAGCCCGATAGAGCAGGACGGGCATCGTTATCACGCGCGTTACGAACAGCTCGCGCGAATGGCAACGAGGCCTTGAGCGAATTTACTCCGCCAGCCGACTGCGGATCTTGATCTCGGAGGTCAGGGTACGGGCGACCGGGCAGCGCATCGCGATCTCGACCATGCGTTCGCGCTGTTCCTGTGTCAGATCGCCGCGCACGTCGATCTCGCGTTCGATCACGTCGACCTTGCCGCCCTTCGATTCGCAGTCCTGACAGTCTTCCGCATGCACGCGTGAATGGCGTAGCCTGACGGCCACCCCGTCGAGTTTCAGCCCCTTGTGGTTCGCGTACATGCGCAGGGTCATGGACGTGCAGGCCCCGAGCGCGGCAAGCAACAGTTCGTACGGGCTCGCGCCGGAATCCTGCCCGCCATGCTCGCGCGGTTCATCGGCACGCAGCTTGTGGTTCGCCATCCAGATGTCCTGCCCATAGGCCGGGCCTTTTTCGACCGCGAGCGCCTCGCCCTGCGCGAGTTCGGGCCAGTGACTGTGCGAATCCACCATTTCCACGGGTTCGGCGAGATAGCGCGACGCCCAGACCGAGATCACGTCGGCCGCATACTGCGCATCGGCCGGATGGCTGAGCAGATGATCGGCGTCGTCCAGGGTCACGAAACTCTTCGGGTGACGCGCCGCCTCGTACAGACGCCGCGCGTGATCGATGTCCACCACGTCATCGGCCGGCGCGTGCAGGATCAACAGCGCGCGGTCCAGATCGGGCAAGGCATCCAGCACCCGGTGCGCGCGAATATCCTCAAGAAACTGGCGCTGAATGCGAAACCGGCGACCGGCGATCTCCACCTCGGCCGCGCCGTCGCGCTCGATTGCGTGGGTGTCAAAATGCGTGGTCACGTGGGCGGGATCGCTGGGCGCGGCAATCGTCACGACCGCGCGGCATTCCGGGATGTGCGCTGCGGCCGTCAGCGCGGCGGCGCCACCGAGACTGTGGCCGATCAGCACGCTCGGCGCGTGGAACCGCTCCCGCAGGGCGTCGGCCGCGGCCAGCAGATCCGATACGTTCGAGGTGAAGTTCGTGTTGGCGAAATCGCCCTCGCTGGAACCGAGCCCGGTGAAGTCGAAGCGCAGCACCGCAAACCCGCGCGCGGCGAGTTCGCGTGCGATGCGGGTCGCGGCACCAATGTCTTTCGAGCAGGTGAAGCAGTGCGCAAACAGCGCCACAGCACGGATGGTGCCGCGCGGCCTTTCCAGCAGTGCGGCGAGCCGCTGGCCGCTGGCGTTGTCGAAGTCGAAACGTTCGCGCTGGGAGACGGATTCGTGCTGCATGGCGGTTCGCGAGGATGCGGGACGGAAGGATGCTGGCGCGGATCAGTATACTCAGGGCGCCGCGCCGTCCAGCGCGTACCACCACGGAGCATCCAGCCGCCATGAGCCTGAATCTCGCCGAACTGCCGCTGCGTTCCGCCGAGCGCCATCCCGACCTGCCGGCGATCCGGCTCGGCGAACTGACGATCAGCTACTCGCAACTGGCGGCACAGATTCAGGCCTGCGCGAACGTGCTCGCGACGCATGGCATCGGTCGCGGGGATCACGTCGGACTGATCATGCCGAACGTGCCGCAGTTTCCGGTCGGCTACTACGGCATTCTCGCCACGGGCGCGACGGTCGTGCCGATGAACGTGCTGTTCGTCGCCGACGAGGTGGCCTATCACCTGGGTGATTCGGATGCGAAGGCGCTGAT
Coding sequences within:
- a CDS encoding thiazole synthase, with amino-acid sequence MSQAFDLQSANAGADLLTIAGREFSSRLMVGTGKYKDLDETRAAIDASGAQIVTVAVRRTNIGQNANEPNLLEVVPPDRFTILPNTAGCYNAKTAVRTCLLARELLDGHKLVKLEVLGDSKTLYPDVTATLEAAETLIADGFEVMVYTSDDPIIAKRLEEMGCVAVMPLAAPIGSGLGIQNRYNLLEIVENARVPIIVDAGVGTASDASIAMELGCDGVLMNTAIAEARHPVLMASAMKKAIEAGREAFLAGRMPRRRHASASSPTQGVVS
- the trmB gene encoding tRNA (guanosine(46)-N7)-methyltransferase TrmB produces the protein MSDDTARRSVRSFVLRAGRITVAQTRALEHLWPVWGVEPGNAAVDWNAVFARDTAKTLEIGFGNGEALLELAAKAPDSDFIGVDVHPPGVGHLLAGIERLGLTNVRVLRGDAIGFLKTAFTPESLDRILVWFPDPWPKKRHHKRRLVTAEFLELVASRLKPGGILHLATDWQDYAEHMLDALDRHMAFENSAGPGAYSARPDWRPATKFEQRGLRLGHGVWDLIARRRHN
- a CDS encoding putative addiction module antidote protein, which translates into the protein MEKHSTDRETQRDNQDRARSREEMAAYLEACMEEANGDPAFIAKAFGDIARANGMSRVACDAEVTRESLYKAPSGDLSPRFDAVLEVVAALGLRFHHEVTNKTQPY
- a CDS encoding OsmC family protein — its product is MQHESVSQRERFDFDNASGQRLAALLERPRGTIRAVALFAHCFTCSKDIGAATRIARELAARGFAVLRFDFTGLGSSEGDFANTNFTSNVSDLLAAADALRERFHAPSVLIGHSLGGAAALTAAAHIPECRAVVTIAAPSDPAHVTTHFDTHAIERDGAAEVEIAGRRFRIQRQFLEDIRAHRVLDALPDLDRALLILHAPADDVVDIDHARRLYEAARHPKSFVTLDDADHLLSHPADAQYAADVISVWASRYLAEPVEMVDSHSHWPELAQGEALAVEKGPAYGQDIWMANHKLRADEPREHGGQDSGASPYELLLAALGACTSMTLRMYANHKGLKLDGVAVRLRHSRVHAEDCQDCESKGGKVDVIEREIDVRGDLTQEQRERMVEIAMRCPVARTLTSEIKIRSRLAE